From Haloglomus litoreum, the proteins below share one genomic window:
- a CDS encoding DUF1616 domain-containing protein, with protein MSDRPDPWLLLPAPVRRLPADLAAVTLLVLLTVVAVFAPVVRETPLRIVLGLPFVLFVPGYAFVAALFPEAGEGPVDEELEDPEAVEASRDGGIDGIERVALSFGLSIAIVPLIGLVLNFTPWGIRLTPIMVAVSGFTLVAVALGAVRRWELPQEERFSVPYRSWIAGGREEMFEPDSRADAALNVVLVLSILLAVSSVGYAVAVPKQGESFSELYLLTQNETGDLVADDYPTEFTHGEPRELVVGIGNHEHETVNYSVVVMLQNVTFVTNESRVRSANGTVTPVYNETRVLEEERMRTFETTLGQNETWIQPHSIEPTMAGEDLRLTYLLYRGEVPSEPSVDGAYREVHLWVNVSRTTSR; from the coding sequence ATGAGTGACCGGCCCGACCCGTGGCTGCTGCTCCCAGCGCCGGTTCGGCGGCTGCCGGCAGATCTGGCGGCCGTCACGCTGCTGGTCCTGCTGACGGTCGTCGCGGTGTTCGCGCCCGTCGTCCGGGAGACACCGCTGCGGATCGTTCTGGGCCTGCCGTTCGTGCTGTTCGTGCCCGGATACGCGTTCGTCGCGGCCCTGTTTCCCGAGGCCGGGGAGGGCCCCGTCGATGAGGAGTTGGAGGACCCGGAGGCGGTCGAGGCGTCGCGTGACGGTGGCATCGACGGCATCGAACGGGTCGCGCTCTCGTTCGGGTTGAGTATCGCCATCGTCCCGTTGATCGGGCTGGTGCTGAACTTCACGCCGTGGGGAATTCGCCTGACGCCGATCATGGTCGCGGTGAGCGGGTTCACGCTCGTGGCCGTGGCCTTGGGCGCGGTACGGCGCTGGGAGTTACCCCAGGAAGAGCGGTTTTCGGTGCCGTATCGGTCGTGGATCGCTGGGGGTCGTGAGGAGATGTTCGAGCCGGATTCGCGTGCAGACGCGGCGCTGAACGTGGTGCTGGTGTTGAGCATCCTGCTCGCGGTGTCGAGTGTAGGGTACGCGGTTGCGGTGCCCAAGCAGGGCGAGTCGTTCTCCGAGTTGTATCTGTTGACTCAGAACGAGACGGGCGACCTAGTTGCGGATGACTATCCGACGGAGTTCACCCATGGGGAACCGCGGGAACTGGTGGTGGGAATCGGGAATCACGAGCACGAGACTGTGAACTACTCCGTGGTGGTCATGCTCCAGAACGTGACGTTCGTGACGAACGAGTCACGGGTGCGTTCAGCGAACGGGACGGTGACACCCGTCTACAACGAGACGCGGGTGCTGGAGGAGGAGCGGATGCGGACGTTCGAGACCACGCTCGGGCAGAACGAGACGTGGATTCAACCCCACTCCATCGAGCCGACGATGGCGGGCGAAGACCTGCGGCTGACGTACCTGCTGTACAGGGGTGAGGTGCCGTCGGAGCCGAGTGTGGATGGAGCGTATCGGGAGGTGCATCTGTGGGTCAACGTGAGTCGGACAACGTCCCGATGA
- a CDS encoding glycosyltransferase: MIEAKRPSDELVFIHFEEDSSDIYNLAEEIIIPKNQVICNAISSIGSALGRTIENPNEINLAEWYIKKNHDFDILHHQLLPFYRPFFLPDSTLVTTIHFAVRPHIHPDNYSRFKRARNMAVYKYMTQMYDGIITVSEKSKELHSDIFDINPNKIFVTPNAPPPGMSENHDWDVLSKHNIKLPYIFHLSNKNEYKNPRGIAQGFEKAVLKYGIPHDLVIGGSGWDKSDFTQYTSSKVDDRIHMTGFVPRSELSVLYTCADFFFLPSLSEAFPFVLVESLSCNTPVLTTAGYGMTDIVRSGGKYIHNVRDAENIADEIYSMLNTRFDDAPYNESTRFTWKKTANQTLNVYRKLLNYSNE, encoded by the coding sequence ATGATTGAGGCGAAGCGGCCGAGCGACGAATTGGTTTTCATACACTTTGAAGAAGATTCTTCTGATATCTATAATTTGGCAGAAGAAATTATCATCCCTAAAAATCAGGTAATATGTAACGCGATTAGCTCAATTGGGTCCGCACTTGGCCGAACGATAGAAAACCCTAATGAAATCAATTTAGCTGAGTGGTATATAAAGAAGAACCACGACTTCGACATCCTTCATCATCAGTTGCTCCCATTCTATCGACCATTTTTTCTACCTGACTCAACATTAGTGACAACAATTCATTTCGCTGTTCGGCCTCATATACACCCGGATAATTATAGCCGGTTCAAGAGAGCCCGGAATATGGCGGTCTACAAGTATATGACACAGATGTATGATGGTATAATAACTGTGTCCGAAAAATCTAAAGAACTTCATTCAGATATTTTCGATATAAATCCAAATAAGATATTTGTGACTCCTAATGCTCCTCCTCCGGGAATGAGTGAAAATCATGATTGGGATGTTCTTAGTAAACACAATATCAAACTTCCATACATATTCCATCTCAGTAATAAGAATGAATATAAGAATCCAAGAGGAATTGCACAGGGTTTCGAGAAGGCTGTACTAAAATATGGGATTCCGCATGATCTTGTAATTGGAGGCTCCGGATGGGACAAGTCCGACTTCACACAATACACCTCCAGTAAGGTTGATGACCGGATACATATGACTGGCTTCGTACCACGCTCTGAACTCTCTGTATTGTATACATGTGCAGATTTTTTCTTTTTACCATCTCTATCTGAAGCATTCCCATTCGTATTGGTAGAATCACTAAGTTGCAATACCCCTGTACTAACTACAGCCGGATATGGTATGACAGACATTGTGAGGTCTGGAGGTAAATACATACATAACGTTAGGGATGCTGAAAATATTGCTGATGAAATATATTCCATGCTGAATACCCGTTTTGATGACGCTCCATATAATGAAAGTACTCGATTTACTTGGAAGAAGACGGCGAATCAGACACTTAATGTATATCGTAAACTTTTAAACTATTCGAATGAATAG
- a CDS encoding glycosyltransferase, translating to MICGIEYISLVAGTPSDREEDISRIKVLIERLNFKYLLSSESFCRTTEVKNILRSYDVDARILHGAVNKEDILAAIDGDSKNDIREKLGIPTEDRVLVFVGRLVALKRAQEAIRAFDSSNLDRLIIVGDGPDMENVEKEIERLGIQQQVRIAGWCEHKKAVQYIAAADGLIITSETESYPTVAFEAISLNTTVVSTPVGILSNLDSELLHTCSLEKMASKLDSEIINRTGCINIDSLDEYSIERYTSELLRAMKNA from the coding sequence GTGATTTGCGGCATTGAGTACATTAGCTTGGTCGCAGGAACGCCTTCAGATCGTGAGGAGGACATATCTAGGATTAAAGTTTTAATCGAAAGATTAAATTTCAAATACTTACTCTCTAGTGAATCGTTTTGCAGAACCACCGAAGTAAAAAATATTTTGAGAAGTTACGATGTCGATGCACGGATACTTCACGGAGCAGTGAATAAGGAGGACATCTTAGCTGCAATTGATGGAGATTCGAAGAATGATATTAGAGAGAAGTTAGGTATCCCAACAGAAGATCGAGTGCTTGTTTTTGTTGGCCGGCTAGTTGCGCTCAAGAGAGCTCAAGAAGCTATTAGAGCTTTTGACAGTAGTAACCTAGACCGGCTCATTATCGTAGGAGATGGACCAGATATGGAGAATGTTGAGAAAGAGATTGAACGATTAGGAATTCAACAACAAGTAAGAATTGCGGGATGGTGTGAACATAAGAAAGCTGTACAATATATTGCCGCAGCAGATGGACTCATAATTACATCTGAGACAGAATCTTATCCGACTGTCGCATTTGAAGCGATATCCCTCAATACGACCGTTGTTTCGACCCCGGTGGGTATTTTATCGAATCTGGATTCCGAACTTCTACACACTTGTTCACTCGAAAAGATGGCGTCAAAGCTAGATTCCGAAATAATCAATCGAACAGGTTGTATAAACATAGACTCGTTGGATGAATATAGTATTGAGAGATATACTTCAGAATTGTTGAGGGCTATGAAAAATGCGTAA
- a CDS encoding glycosyltransferase family 2 protein, whose protein sequence is MANTDESVIGTASSLATDQPAVGLVVTAEDSERFTQDILRAQHHGYDVLVAVPETLDGEMLGFAEQLASQVIEVPSNEMSDAPDRIAKLARSDGYPGVIIQRDLRERVDFSSSEAALSGEPDYAAEAIYVKADDNRPEIIVGIPAYNEEVGIGSVILQASEYASEVVVVDDGSTDQTVPVAREAGATVVEHEANAGKGAAVQTLFDHVTGQSFDALVLIDGDGQHVPSDIPEVVSPVSDGESDLVVGSRYLEESGEDETPRYRRFGQRVLDMLTIGSSRTNVTDSQSGFRAFSPKAVEELELNSQSFGVESEMISEASSKGLAIEERSIDVRYEGIDGQTQNPLRHGLTVVTFLLMLIRDRHPLLFFGVPGAIFLGIGAFYGIDAILTYQSSGAFYPSKVLVSGFLTVIGTLGLFIGLVLNRIGNMIAKLEEGLI, encoded by the coding sequence ATGGCCAATACTGACGAATCGGTAATCGGTACAGCATCGAGTCTCGCGACGGACCAGCCAGCAGTCGGGCTCGTGGTAACTGCCGAGGATTCGGAGCGCTTCACGCAGGACATCCTCCGCGCACAACACCATGGATACGATGTCCTTGTGGCAGTCCCCGAGACGCTCGACGGCGAGATGCTCGGATTCGCAGAGCAGCTCGCGAGCCAGGTTATAGAGGTCCCGTCCAACGAGATGTCGGATGCACCCGACCGAATCGCGAAGCTCGCTCGAAGCGATGGGTATCCCGGAGTGATCATCCAACGAGATCTCCGCGAGCGGGTCGACTTCTCCTCCAGCGAAGCAGCCCTTTCGGGGGAGCCCGATTACGCGGCCGAAGCAATCTATGTGAAGGCCGACGATAACCGACCGGAGATCATCGTCGGCATTCCTGCCTACAACGAGGAGGTCGGCATCGGGAGTGTGATTCTCCAGGCAAGCGAGTACGCTAGCGAGGTCGTCGTTGTCGATGATGGGAGTACCGATCAGACCGTTCCGGTCGCACGCGAGGCGGGAGCGACGGTCGTCGAACACGAGGCGAACGCCGGCAAAGGGGCTGCGGTACAGACCTTGTTCGACCACGTTACCGGGCAATCGTTCGATGCGCTCGTACTCATCGACGGTGATGGGCAACACGTTCCTTCAGACATCCCGGAGGTAGTCAGCCCAGTATCGGATGGAGAGTCGGATCTGGTAGTTGGAAGTCGCTACTTGGAGGAATCTGGAGAAGACGAGACCCCTCGGTACCGCCGGTTCGGACAGCGGGTACTCGATATGCTGACAATCGGGTCCTCTCGAACGAACGTCACGGACTCGCAGAGTGGCTTCCGTGCGTTCTCCCCGAAGGCCGTCGAAGAGCTCGAACTCAACTCACAGTCGTTCGGCGTCGAGTCCGAGATGATCAGCGAGGCGTCCAGTAAGGGGCTGGCTATCGAGGAACGGTCCATCGACGTTCGGTACGAAGGAATCGACGGGCAGACGCAGAACCCGCTCCGACACGGACTTACCGTGGTCACCTTTCTGCTGATGCTGATACGGGATCGGCATCCGCTCCTATTTTTCGGAGTTCCTGGGGCAATCTTCCTCGGCATCGGAGCATTCTACGGAATAGACGCAATCCTCACTTACCAATCCTCGGGGGCGTTCTATCCATCGAAAGTGCTCGTCAGCGGGTTCCTGACGGTTATCGGAACCCTCGGATTGTTCATCGGACTCGTTCTCAATCGTATTGGGAACATGATTGCAAAGCTCGAAGAAGGGCTGATTTGA